The Rhabdothermincola salaria genome segment CACTGCCGCCAGGACCATGGTGGCCATCACCAGCGACGAGGGGTCGACCCCCTCCTGGACGGCGCGTTGGCTGGTGCGCATCGACCACACCTCCAGGGCCACGAAGGCCACTGCCGCGGCCACCGCCAGCGGTGTCACCCGGGTGGCCGTCGTGGTACCGAAGGCGGCTGCCACCAGCCCGACGATGGCGGCGGCCGACGAACCCAGGGCCGCCCAGGTGGCCCTGGGCCCGACCCGATCGCGCACCAGCAGCGCCACCGCCGGCGTGCACGCGAGCGCCAAGCCGGCGAGGGGCCCGTCGAGGGTCCGGAACATGGTGGCGGCCGCCAGCATCGTGGCCGCCGAGACCGCGGCCGCCGTCCGCCCCGAACGACACCGCAACGCCCACCACCAGGCCTGCGGGGACCGACGACGGACGATGAGCCACGCGACCAGGGTGCCGAGCCCCGCGCGGAGGGCCACGACCGCGACGGTGGAGCCGTCGCCGAAGCGCCAGGCCACGTTCGAGGCGGCGAACATCAGCGAGGCCACCAGCACGAAAGCCACGGCGCGGTGGTGCCCGTGGAGCCTCAGAAGAGGGCGCGACGCAGAGGGGGGACCCATCGACCGCAGTCTCGCGAGGGTGCCTCGTCCATGACGAACCGGTTCACCCGCCCGGTGCGCCGGGCGAACGGTCCCGGCCTCGCCGGTCAGTCGTCTCCGGCGGGGGCGTCGTCGCCGTCGTGTCCGCTCCCGTCGAGCAGGTCGTGGGTCTCGGCCAGCGCCCCGTGCGTCCCTCCCACCAGCAGATCGATCCCGTCGGGTCGGCCCCGGAGCTCGTCGCATTCGGCCCGGGTCGGCGGCCGGTCGCAGTGGCCCAGCACCCGCATGCCCGTGAAGTGGTGCACCCCCATCGGGTCGAGCAGCGTCCGGCCGCTCACCGAGCCGAGGTAGAGCGGACCCGGTGGCGGTGGCAGAGCGCTGTACCGGAGGCCGACGAGCTCCCCCGACCCCGACGCCCACCACAGGTGCCAGGCCGCGCCCGGATCGTCGGTGGCGCGCCAGCCTCGGCCCAGGTCCACCTCGAGATGGTGGCCCCGCATGCGCACGAAGTGCCCGGGCGTCACCAGGTCGGTGCGCGGCGCGGGGCCCGTCCAACCCTGGATGCTGCGCCCGTAGAACGCCAGCACCCCGGCCGTGGCGGCGCCCAGGGCACCGAGGAAGAGCCACGTCGACAGGCGGGCCGTGGCCGCCGTGAACGTCAGATCGACCTCGGTCACGCGTCGCCACCGGCGAGCGGCACCACCATCGCGACCGCCATCTCGAGCAGTCGCGTCGCTTCGGGTCCGGACGAGCCCATGGCGGTGCGGGCGACGTCGAACGCTGCGGCGCCCTCGCCGGTGCTGACCCCTTGGCCGTGCCAGCGACGCCGCATCCAGTGCACGAACTCCTCGAGCACGGAGTCGTCGTCGACCAACCAGGCCGCGGCCAGGTGCTGGAGCAGGGTGACCATGTCCTCGACCAGCCGGGCGTTGCGACCGTGCTCGGCCGGAGCCGTCTCCGGCAGGCGACGGTCGAGATCGGCGAGCATCGGCCCGCGTCGGCCCGGAGCGGCCCCGAGCAGCTCGAGGGCCGCCCGGTCGAGGGCGACCGGCGCCTCGGGCGCCGTCGGCGGGACGTCGCGCCAGCCCTTCAGGATCGTCGCCGCGACCTCGGCCTCGTCGGTCCACGCATCGACGCCGAGGCGGTCGGCCCGGTGCGACGTCGTGCCGAACGCCCGGCCCCCGGCGAGCACGGGGACTCCCCGGGCATGGGCGGCATCGACCAGGCGGGCGACGCCCGGGAAGTTCACGGCGAAGCTGCACGAGATGGCGAGCGCATCGACGGGGTGACGAGACAGGTAGTCGACCACCGCCTCGGCCGGAGTGGATGCCCCCAGGAAGGTGACACCCACCCCGCGAGCCTCCAGAGCATGTCCGAGCATCTCCGCCGGCAGCGAGTGCCACTCGCCCTCGGCGCAGGCCACGAGCGTGTGCCCCGCGAGCTCGTCGGGCGCCGATTCGAGCGCCAGGGCCGCCAGGGTGGCCGCCGACACGCCCGATGCCACGTGTTCGTCGGCCACGCTGAGCTCGTTGCGGTACCAGCGCTCCCCGACCTCGCGTTGGGACTCCGCCAGCATCTCGACCAGGTCACCAGGGGGCACCCCGTGGCGGTAGAGGCCGATCAACCGGCGCCACGCACCAGACCGATCGCCCCGCAGCGCCTCGTCGAGATAGGGGCCGATCTGCGTCTCGAGACCATCCGGGAGGCTCATCGGCGGCCTCCATACCTCGTGAGCGACGCCGTCTCCTCTGCCGCCACGACCCATCCATCCCGGCCGCCTCGCTTGGCCCGGTAGAGCGCCTCGTCGGCGCGGGCCACCGTCTCGGGGCCGCTCCCGAGCCAGGCCGCCACCCCGGCGGAGAAGGTCACGGGGTGGGGTCGACGGTGCTCCCATCGCTCCCGCAGCCGCTCGAGGAACCGCGTCGCTCCCTCGTCACGCATGAGCACCAGGAACTCCTCGCCCCCGTATCGGCCCACGATGTCACGGGAGCGAGCGGTGTCACGCAGGGTGCGGCCGAACTCGTACAGGACGTCGTCGCCGGCCTGGTGCCCGAGCTCGTCGTTGAGCGCCTTGAAGTGATCGAGGTCCAACATGATCACCACGTCGGCCTCACCGAGGCGGCCGAGGGCACGTCCCAGCATCCTCCGGTTGGGGATGCCGGTGAGCGGATCGATCGACGCGTCCTCGGCCAGCTGTTCGATGTGGGTGTTTCGACCCACGGCGGTCCGGGCATCGTTCAGGAAGCCGGGGAGGTGCAGCTCGATCAAGGACCGAGCTGTGCTGTCGAACGGCGCCGACGGCAGGATCGGCGGCCCGTCACCGAAGGACAGGTCGGCCGGCAAGGCCTCGGGGCCCGCCCCTTCGGCGGCCACCACCACGCCGCCGAGTGCGGTGACCAGCCGTTCGGCCGCGTGTCGGGCGTCACTGGCGCTGCGCACGTCCCACAACGACCGGGTGACGTCGAGCGCAGTGGCGAGGGCCTGGTTGGCGCGGACCTTCTCATCGACGTCGCGGATGGCCACGACCACACCGTCGGCGTTCCCCTTCTCGAACACCCCCCTGGCGGAGATCGACACGTAGACCTCGTTGCCGTCGAACCGCACGACACGGACCTCGAAGGGCGGGACGGGGTCCGCCGACGACGTGGCCTCCGCGAAGGCTCGCTCGGCGACGCCCATGTCGTCGGGATGGACGAAGGCCCACGGGTCACCCCCGACCAGATCGTGCCCGCGCCAGCCGGCGAAGGCCGAGATCGACGGCGACACCCACGCCACCCGACCGTCGGCGCCGAGGAGGACGATGACGTCGGAGGCGTTCTCGGCGAGCAGCCGATAGCGCTGCGCCTCGTCGGGACCCTCGGCGGGTCGCCCGTCGCCCCCGTCGTCCATCATGGCTACAGGGTACGGGGGCGGTTCACGAAGCGCTTCTCGGTGGGCGACCAGAACCAGCCTCCGCCGGCCAGAGACCCACCGTCGACCGGGACGTTGTGACCGGTGACGAACGACGACAGGTCCGAGGCCAGGAACAACGCCACCCGGGCCTGGTCCTCGGGCCATCCGAGGCGCCCGACGGGAGCCCACGACTCCCACATGTCGTCGTGGTCCTCGTAGCCGCCGAGGTAGTCGACCTGGGGGGTCTGAGTGAGGTCCGGGCCGATCCCGTTGACCCGGATCCCTTTGCGCCCCATGCCCACGGCCAGGTCCGTGGTGAACTTGGCGACGGCGGCCTTGAAGGCGCCGTACACCGGGTCGCCGGGGTAGCCCCGCAGCCCCTCGACCGAGTGGACGTTGACGATGCTGCCCCCACCGCTGTCGACCATCGAGTCGAGGAAGGCCCGGGTGACGGCGAAGACGTGGAACAGGTTGATGTCGTACATCGCCTTCCACGACTCGGCGCTGGAGACCGGGAAGCGGACGAGCGGCCGGTAGTCACCCACGTTGTTGACGAGCACCGACACCGCCGGGTGCTCACCCAGCACGGCGTCGCGCAACGTGTCGACCCCGGCCTCGGTGGTCACGTCGACCACGTGGGCTCTCACCGAGCCCCCCGCGGCCTCGATCTCGTCCACCGCCTGGTCGGCTCGCTCCTGGTCGATCTCGGCGATCTCGACGTGGGCCCCGTGGGCGGCGAACAGGCGCGACACCGCGCCTCCGATGCCGGCCCCGCCGCCCGTCACCACGGCGACCCGCCCGTCGAGGAGACGGTTCCAGTCGTCGACGGGCACGACGTTGGCGGGGTTCTGGGTGGTCATGGTCTTCCTCTCGGGCAGTCATCCGGCCACGCCGGCCGCGATCCTGTCGCGGACCCTACGCGGCACCCGCCCCCGCCCGCGGTGGCTCCTCGCTCGCCTACGGTCGGGGCATGCGCGCCGTCGTCTGCAACGAGCTCGGGCCGGTCGAGGACCTGGTGGTGGAGGAACGCCCCTCACCGCCCCTGGGCCCGGACGACGTCCGCCTCGAGGTGTCGGCCTGCGGCGTCAACTACGTCGAGGGCCTCATGGTCCAGGGTCGGTACCAGGTGAAGATCCCGGCTCCCTTCACACCCGGGATGGAGGTCGTCGGACGGGTCGTCGAACGAGGCGCTCAGGTGGTCGACCGCCAGGTCGGCCAGCGGCTCTTCGTCGACGTGGGCATCGGCGGCTACGTCGACGAGCTGGTGGTGCCCGCCGCGCGCACCGTCCCCCTCCCCGACGAGCTCACCGACGGCCAGGGGGCCACCTTCATGCAGAGCTACCTCACCGGGTGGTTCGCGTTGCGCGAGCGGATCGACGCCCACCACGGCCAGACCATGCTCGTGCTCGGTGCCGGCAGTGGGGTCGGCCTGGCCGCGGTCGACCTCGGAGATGCGCTCGGCCTGAGGGTCATGGCCGCCGCCTCCTCCGAGGAGAAGCGCCAGCTGGCCCGCCATCGTGGCGCCACCTGGGTCATCGACTCCTCCACCGAGGACGTCAAGGCCCGCGCCCGCGAGCTCGGCGGGGGCGGCGTCGACATCGTCTACGACCCGGTCGGCGGCGAGCTCGGCGAAGCCTGCCTCCGGGCCCTCGGCGACGAGGGCACGCACCTGGTGATCGGCTTCGTGGCCGGCATCCCCCAGCTGCCGGCCAACCAGGTCCTGCTGCGCAACCGCCGGGTGGTCGGCGTCGAGTGGGGCGGGTGGGCGGGTCGCCACCCCGAGCGCAATCGCGCCCTGGTCGCCGAGGTGCTCGACCTGGTGCGCAACGGGCGCATCCACCCGGTGGAACCGCACCCCTACCCTCTCGCCGACGCCGGGCGGGCCCTGCGCGACCTGGCCGAGCGCCGAGTGGCGGGCAAGGTGGCACTGGTCCCCTGACGGGCCCCCGGGTGCCACGAAGGCCCTCGGACGCTCACCTAAGGTTGCCGACCGTGTCTGTCGTCGCTTCCATCGCTCAGGTCGTCCGCGGGTTCTTCATGGGGGCGGCCGACATCGTCCCCGGCGTGTCCGGCGGCACCGTAGCCCTCGTCCTCGGCATCTACGAGCGCCTGGTCGACAACATCCGCAAGGCGTCCTCGGTGCTGTCGAGCGTCGTGCGGCGCGACATCGGCGAGGCCCGCACACGCTTCGTGCAGGTCGAATGGCTCTGGATCATCGCCCTGCTGGCCGGGATCGGCGTCGCCGTGCTGGCGTTGTCGTCGATCATCGAACGCCTCCTCGAGGAGCACCCCGAGGCGATGGCCGGGCTGTTCTGCGGTCTCATCCTCGGGTCCGTGATCATCTCGTGGCGCCTGGCCAAGCAGGTGACGCCGGCCAACATCGCGCTCATGCTCGGCTCGGCCGTGCTCTTCTTCACTTTCCTCGGGCTACGAGCCGACACCGAGGGATCCGGCGCCGAGCTGGTCACCGAGCCCTTCTGGATGTTCTTCGTGGCCGGCGCCATCGCCATCTGCGCCATGATCCTGCCGGGCATCAGCGGCTCGTTCATCCTGGTCCTGCTGGGCATGTACACCGAGGTGCTGGGTGCGGTCAACGACCGCGACCTGTTCTTGATCGCCTTGTTCCTCCTCGGGTGCGTGGTCGGCCTGGCCAGCTTCTCGACGGCGCTGAGCTGGTCACTGCACCACCACCACGATCGGGTCCTCGCCATCATGATCGGCCTCATGCTGGGTTCCCTGCGGGTGCTGTGGCCCTGGCCCAACGGCGTGTACTCCACCCGCCTCGAGCTCCCCTCGGGAGCACCCGTCGTGCTCCCGATCGTGCTGGCCGTGGTGGGTCTGGTCGTGGTCCTGGCGATCGAGGTGGTCAGCGCCCGCCGCAGCGCCGGTCACGAGACGGTCGTGGTCCAGGACTGAAAGCCGGTCGGGAGGTCGGGTCGACGCCAGCCGGGGCCGCCGACGCCGGTAGCGTCTGGGACCCATCCCCCGCCGACGTCTCCCGGAGCGCCCCATGCCCGCCAGCCGAGCCCCCTCCTCCTCGCCGTCCGTCGAGGCCATGGTCACCGCGGCCGGAGCCGACCGCGAGACCCTCGACGCCCTCCGCGCCGGGTTCCAGGCGCGGATCGCCCGACGCAGCGACGACTTCGAGGCGACGAAGGGGCTGCAGCTCACCGAACACGCCCTCAGCCAGCTCTCTCGCGACGGTGACCCCTGGGACCGGCTGGTCCGCAAGCTCGTCAAGGACTGACATCTCGCCCGTCGCCATCGCGCGCCCCGCCCACGAAGGGCACCACGTCTCCCGGGCGCCGATGTGGGGTATGCCCTGGCGATGAGTGACTACAGCGAACAGGGCGCCGTCCCCGTCGAGGACGCAGCCGCCGACGATCCCCCCACCGAGGAGGAGGTCCGCGAGGCCCAGGAGCGAGATCACCCCGACCAGGCGGCCACCAGCACCTACGCCGAGGACGGCGGCGACTGAACGGCCCCGCCCCGCGTCGCCGGACGCCCCCCGTCGGCACCACACTGGCCGGATGATCGACCCGACCGTCAAGCGCAGCCTGGGCCAGATGATCAAGGGCGTCCAGGTGGTGGCCGCCACCCACGAAGGGCTCACCCGGGCCTACACGTCGCACTGGGTGACCCAGGTGTCGTTCGAGGAGCCCATCGTGATGGCCTCGATCTCACCGAAGCACGACACCTGGCCCCTGATCGAGTCGTCCGGCTCGTTCACGGTGTCGATCCTGGCCGGCGATCAGATCGCCCAGGGCCAGTACTTCTCCTACCCGGGCCGTCGCTTCCGCCACATGGCCCCCGAGTTCCTGGAGGAGGTCGACGGCCACCCGGTCGTCGTGGGGTGCATCGCCTGGTTCACCGCCGAGATCTTCGAGCGGATGACCATGGCTGATCACGAATTGGTCTTCGGGCGGGTCGTCGCCACGGGGACCGGCCGGCTGAAGGAGCCCCCGTTGCTCTACTCGAGTCGGCACGGCTGGCGCCTCACCGGCGACAAGGCCCGCGAGGCCGGCGTGTCGGTCCGCGACCAGCTCCTGGCCCGCCTCGACGCCGACGGACCCGTCGCCACCGCGTCGCCGGACGAGGACCCCGGGCCGGACGCCGGCGACTGACCGCGAGACATCTCGCAGCCCTACTGCAAGAATCGATGCCCATGGGCATCGAGACGACCCTCCTCGGCACCGGCAACCCCGTCCCCTCCCCCGAGCGCGCCGGGGCCTCGACCCTCGTGCGAGCGGCCGGCAAGCACTTCCTCGTCGATGCCGGGCGCGGGGTCACCATGCGCCTGGCGGCGGCCGGTGCCCTGCCCGTGATGCTCGACGCCGTGCTGCTGACCCATCTGCACAGCGATCACATCTGCGATCTCAACGACGTCATCACCACCCACTGGGTGATGAGCGCCCAGCCCGCGACCCTGCAGGTCATCGGTCCACCCCGCACGGCCGAGGTGGTCGACGCGTGCCTGGCCATGCTCGCCCCCGACATCGCCTACCGCTTGGCCCACCACGAGGACCTCACCTGGGAGCCCCGGGTCGAGGTGCTCGAGATCACGGGCGCATCGGTTCCCTTCGACCGGGACGGGGTCACGGTGCGCACGGCCGCGACCGACCATCGACCGGTCGAGCCCACCGTCGGCTACCGGATCGAGCACGAGGACGCATCAGTGGTGCTGGCGGGCGACACCGTGCCCTGCCCCGGTGTCGACGACCTCTGCCGGGGCGCCGACGTCTACGTCCAGACGGTGCTGCGCGACGACCTGGTGCGCGCCATCCCCATGCCCCGGTTCCGGGACACCATCGACTACCACTCGAGCGTCGAGCAGGCGGCCATGACCGCGGCGAGGTCCGGCGTCGGCACCCTGGTGCTCACGCACCAGGTACCGACGCCGGCCCCGGACGCAGCCGACGAGTGGGTGGCGCTCGCCGCCGCCCACTTCGCCGGGCGCATCGTGTGGGGTGAGGACCTCACCGTCGTCGGCTGCTGACGACGGGTCCTCCGCCGGGCTCAGCCCTGCGCGGCGAGCTCGTCGGCGAGGTCGCGCAGCTTGTTCTTGGCCACCTTGTCGAGCGTGGCGCGGGGGAAGTCCTCGACCCGGTGCACCGCTCTCGGCACCTTGAAGTCGCTGAGGTTGGCGGCGCACAGCTCCATGATCTGGCGTCCGTGCTCCTCCTCGTCCGGCGCGCCGGGACCGGCGATCACGAAGGCCACCGGCACCACGTCGAGCATGTCATGGGACCGGCCCACGACCGCCACGTCGCCCACGCCCGGCACGGTGCGGATGAGGTCCTCGACCTCCTTGGCCGACACGTTCTCGCCACCGACCTTGAGCATGTCCTTGTCGCGCTCGGAGTAGATGAGCTCGCCGTGGGGACCCTGGCGCACCCGGTCGCCGGTCTTGAACCACCCGTCGTCGGTGAAGCTCTTGGCGTTGGCCTCGGGGTTGCCGTAGTACTCGAGGAAGAGCTGGATGCCACGGGTGCCGCGGATCCACAGCTCGCCGACCTCGCCCGGCGGGCAGATCTCCCCGGCGTCGTCGACGACGAGCGCTTCGTAGCCCGGTGTGGGCTTGCCCATCGACCCCTGGGGGATGAGGCGGTTGGGCACCCAGCCGGTGGCGTGGATGACCGTCTCGGTCATGCCGTAGGCGGGGATGATGTCGACGCCGCCGAGCAGGTCGCCCATCTGGGGCATCACCAGCCCGAAGACGCCCGCCTGCAGCTTGTTCTCGGGGATGGGCTGGCCGGCCACCGCCTTGAGCACGAACGGGATGATCGAGATGTGGGTGACGTCGTGGCGGACGACGACCTCCCAGAAGCGGCTCGCCGAGAACTTGGGCTGCAACACGATGGTGCCGCCGGCCCCCAGCACGGTGGTCCACATCGACCACGTCTGGGCGTTCACGTGGAAGAACGGCAGGTAGATGAGGTACACGCCGTCGTTGTCGATGGAGATGTTCGTGGGACCCACCCGGGCCGTCCAGAGGGCGTTGGCATGGGTGTGCACCACGGCCTTGGGGCGCGAGGTGGTGCCGGAGGTGAACATGATGCCGGAGGGCAACATGGGCTCGGGCGCACGGCCCTCGAACCCATCCTCGTCGCCTCGGAGGTCGGCGAAGGCCACGAAGTCGCCGGCGGCCACGGCCGCCGCGGCCTCGTCGGCCGGCGCCTCGCCGCTGTCGTCCTCGGTCACCGCCACCCACTTCAGCGCCGGACCGCTCTCGGCCACCAGCGCCGCGTACTGGGGTTGGGTGATGGCCGCCACCGCGCCGGTGTGGGAGATGAAGTACTCCATCTCGGCCGCCACGCTGCGCGTGTTGGTGGTGACGCCGGCGGCGCCGAGGTGAGCGCACGCGTACCAGGCGAGGACCATCTCGGGACAGTTGTCGGCGTGGATGATCACCTTGTCGCCCTTGGCGACCCCGCGATCGGCGAGGCCGGCCGCCAGCCGCTTGGCCTCGCCGACGAACTCGGCATAGGTCCACGTGCGCGTCTCGCCGCTGCGGGGCTCCCAGATCAGCAGCGGCTTGTCGGGCTGGCGCTGCACCCACTCGTCGAGCAGCCACGGGATGTCCTGACCCGCGAACTGGAACTGCGCCACCTTGTCGGCGTCCATCGATGTCCCCCTGGGAAGAGCGTTCGGGCCCTGTCACCGTCGACAGGGCGTCTCCCATTGTGTCGCGCCGCCCACCCCCACGGTGACGTCGCTCCCCTCACCCGCTTCGCCGACCCGACGAGGGTCGCCCAGAACGGGCAGGCTGAGACGGTGCGAGTGGCGACGTGGAACGTCCAGGGGCGGGTCGGAGACTGGCAGGACCGCCACGCGGCCATCGTGGCCGTGCTCGACGACCTGGATCCCGACGTGGTGGCCCTCCAGGAGTCCTGGGTCACCAGCGACGGGGGGACCCAAGCCGAGCAGATGGCCGCCGAGCTCGGGTGGCACGCGGTGACGGCCGCCGACCTCGCCGGCTTCGACCGGTACCCGCAGGCGCCCTACTGGGTGGTGAACGCCGTGCTGTCGCGGTGGCCGCTGGAGGTCGAGATGGCCCGGCCCCTCCGCGACGAGCGGGGCGACGCGACGTGGCGCCACGCCCTCCTGGCCCGGGTGCTGCGACCCGACGCGGAAGGGGGCCCGTTCCTGGTGGCCGGCACCCACCTCGAGCACGGGCTCGACCGCTCCGCCACCCGGATGGCCCAGGCCCGCCATCTCGCCGCCTGCGTGGCCGAAGCGCTCGGCGATCGTGCCGCCCGGACACGGGCCCTCCCGGCGGTGCTGGCCGGGGACCTCAACGCCGTCCCGTGGTCCGACGAGGTGCGTGGGCTGACGGGTGCGTCGGTCCCCCTCGTCGACGACGTCGTCTTCGTCGACGCCTGGGAGGCCGCCGGCCAGACCGGCAGGGGCGACACGTGGTCGTCGGCCAACCCGCTGGTGCCGAAGCGGGCGGTGTACCCGGACCGCCGGCTCGACTACGTGATGGTGAGCTGGCCGCGTCGGCGAAACTCCGGCCACGTGGCGGCCTGCCACCTCGCCGGCACCGAACCCGTCGACGGGGTCTGGCCCTCGGACCACTTCGCCGTGGTCACCGACGTCGACATGTGAGGTTCGGCTCGCGGTCGACGCGGCGTCGTCGATACCATCGGCCCAGCCGCTGACGGTGGTGGCCACGACCAGGGGGAACGAGCACATGGCCGACGGCACCGGCGCGTACGAGGGCTTCGAGGGCCAGGTCGGTCGGGTGTTCGCCACGTCCGAACCGTGGTGGCCGCCTCGCCCCACTCCCCCGCCGGGCGCCCCCAACATCGTCGTGGTCCTCGTCGACGACCTCGGCTACGCCGACCTCGGCTGCTACGGCAGCGAGATCGCCACCCCGAACATCGACGCCCTGGCCGCCTCGGGCCTCCGCTACACGAACTACCACGCCACGCCCATGTGCTCGCCGACCCGCGCGTCGCTGCTCAGCGGCATGGAGCCCCACCTCGCCGGGGTGGGCACCGTGGCCCACTCCGATCCGGGCTTCCCCGGCTACGCCATGGAGCTGGCCGACGACGTGGCCACGCTCCCCGAGACCCTGCGGGCCGCCGGCTACGCCACCTACATGGTCGGCAAGTGGCACCTCAGCAAGGACTCCGGCCAATCCGATGCTGGACCGAGGTCGTCGTGGCCCTGCCAGAAGGGCTTCGACCGCTTCTACGGGGTGCTCGACGCCTTCACCAACCTGCACCACCCCCATCGGCTGGTCTGCGACAACACACCGGTCGAGGTCGATGCCTACCCCGAGGGCTACTACTTCACCGACGACATCACCGACGAGGCGATCGCCATGATCAAGGCGGGCAAGGCGGCCGATCCCACCAAGCCGTTCTTCGCCTACGTGGCCCACGGGGCCGTGCACGCCCCGTTGCACGCCCCCGCCGACGCCATCGCCGAGCAACGGGGCCGTTACGACCTCGGCTGGGACGCCCTCCGCGAGGAGCGCTATCGGCGCCAGCTCGAGCTCGGGATCGTGCCCGAAGGGGTGGAGCTGGCCCCCCGCAACCGCGAGACCGGCAACGAGGTCCAGCCATGGGACTCGCTCTCCGACGACGAGCGCGAGCTGTTCGCCCGCCACATGGAGGTGTACGCGGCCATGGTCGAGTCGGTCGATGCATCCACGGGGCGGATCCTGGCTGCACTCGAGGAGATCGGCGAGCTCGACAACACCCTCGTCGTCTTCACGTCCGACAACGGCGCCTCCCGCGAAGGCGAACTGGTCGGCACGAGCTCCTACATGGTCCACCTGCTCAACGGCGACGACGTGGCCGCCGACCGGGCCCGCCTCGACCTGCTCGGGGGCCCGCAGACCTCACCGCACTACCCGCGGGGCTGGGCCATGGCCGGAAACACCCCGTTCCGCCTCTACAAGATCAACACCCACGCCGGGGGGCACACGGTGCCGTTCGTCGTGAGCTGGCCGCGCCGTCTCACCGAGGGGGGCGGCACGCTGCGCCGCCAGTACGCCCACGTCTCGGACCTCATGCCCACGTTCCTCGAGCTCACCGGCGTGACCCCGCTCACCGAGCGCGATGGGAGGCCGGCCAAGCCCATCACCGGGTGCTCGATGGCCCCCACCCTCTTCGACCCCGAGGCGCCGGCGCAACGCACCGAAGCGGTCTACGAGATGATCGGCCACCGGGGCTACTACCGCGACGGGTGGGAGGTCGTGACCCTTCACCAACCCTGGACCCCGTTCGACGACAGCGAGTGGGAGCTGTACCACCTCGCCGACGACCCCACCGAGCTGAGAAACCTGGCCGCCGAACAGCCCGAGAAGACCGCCGAGCTGGCCCGGGCCTGGGAGGCCGCGGCATGGGCCACGCAGATCTTCCCCCTCGACGAGGGCACCGGTCTCAAGTACGTCCTGCGGCCACCCCACACCGACGTGGTGCGCGCCCCGCTCACCATCTGGCCGGG includes the following:
- a CDS encoding cobalamin B12-binding domain-containing protein is translated as MSLPDGLETQIGPYLDEALRGDRSGAWRRLIGLYRHGVPPGDLVEMLAESQREVGERWYRNELSVADEHVASGVSAATLAALALESAPDELAGHTLVACAEGEWHSLPAEMLGHALEARGVGVTFLGASTPAEAVVDYLSRHPVDALAISCSFAVNFPGVARLVDAAHARGVPVLAGGRAFGTTSHRADRLGVDAWTDEAEVAATILKGWRDVPPTAPEAPVALDRAALELLGAAPGRRGPMLADLDRRLPETAPAEHGRNARLVEDMVTLLQHLAAAWLVDDDSVLEEFVHWMRRRWHGQGVSTGEGAAAFDVARTAMGSSGPEATRLLEMAVAMVVPLAGGDA
- a CDS encoding sensor domain-containing diguanylate cyclase, whose product is MMDDGGDGRPAEGPDEAQRYRLLAENASDVIVLLGADGRVAWVSPSISAFAGWRGHDLVGGDPWAFVHPDDMGVAERAFAEATSSADPVPPFEVRVVRFDGNEVYVSISARGVFEKGNADGVVVAIRDVDEKVRANQALATALDVTRSLWDVRSASDARHAAERLVTALGGVVVAAEGAGPEALPADLSFGDGPPILPSAPFDSTARSLIELHLPGFLNDARTAVGRNTHIEQLAEDASIDPLTGIPNRRMLGRALGRLGEADVVIMLDLDHFKALNDELGHQAGDDVLYEFGRTLRDTARSRDIVGRYGGEEFLVLMRDEGATRFLERLRERWEHRRPHPVTFSAGVAAWLGSGPETVARADEALYRAKRGGRDGWVVAAEETASLTRYGGRR
- a CDS encoding SDR family NAD(P)-dependent oxidoreductase; this encodes MTTQNPANVVPVDDWNRLLDGRVAVVTGGGAGIGGAVSRLFAAHGAHVEIAEIDQERADQAVDEIEAAGGSVRAHVVDVTTEAGVDTLRDAVLGEHPAVSVLVNNVGDYRPLVRFPVSSAESWKAMYDINLFHVFAVTRAFLDSMVDSGGGSIVNVHSVEGLRGYPGDPVYGAFKAAVAKFTTDLAVGMGRKGIRVNGIGPDLTQTPQVDYLGGYEDHDDMWESWAPVGRLGWPEDQARVALFLASDLSSFVTGHNVPVDGGSLAGGGWFWSPTEKRFVNRPRTL
- a CDS encoding NADPH:quinone oxidoreductase family protein translates to MRAVVCNELGPVEDLVVEERPSPPLGPDDVRLEVSACGVNYVEGLMVQGRYQVKIPAPFTPGMEVVGRVVERGAQVVDRQVGQRLFVDVGIGGYVDELVVPAARTVPLPDELTDGQGATFMQSYLTGWFALRERIDAHHGQTMLVLGAGSGVGLAAVDLGDALGLRVMAAASSEEKRQLARHRGATWVIDSSTEDVKARARELGGGGVDIVYDPVGGELGEACLRALGDEGTHLVIGFVAGIPQLPANQVLLRNRRVVGVEWGGWAGRHPERNRALVAEVLDLVRNGRIHPVEPHPYPLADAGRALRDLAERRVAGKVALVP
- a CDS encoding DUF368 domain-containing protein, producing the protein MSVVASIAQVVRGFFMGAADIVPGVSGGTVALVLGIYERLVDNIRKASSVLSSVVRRDIGEARTRFVQVEWLWIIALLAGIGVAVLALSSIIERLLEEHPEAMAGLFCGLILGSVIISWRLAKQVTPANIALMLGSAVLFFTFLGLRADTEGSGAELVTEPFWMFFVAGAIAICAMILPGISGSFILVLLGMYTEVLGAVNDRDLFLIALFLLGCVVGLASFSTALSWSLHHHHDRVLAIMIGLMLGSLRVLWPWPNGVYSTRLELPSGAPVVLPIVLAVVGLVVVLAIEVVSARRSAGHETVVVQD
- a CDS encoding flavin reductase family protein: MIDPTVKRSLGQMIKGVQVVAATHEGLTRAYTSHWVTQVSFEEPIVMASISPKHDTWPLIESSGSFTVSILAGDQIAQGQYFSYPGRRFRHMAPEFLEEVDGHPVVVGCIAWFTAEIFERMTMADHELVFGRVVATGTGRLKEPPLLYSSRHGWRLTGDKAREAGVSVRDQLLARLDADGPVATASPDEDPGPDAGD
- a CDS encoding MBL fold metallo-hydrolase — encoded protein: MGIETTLLGTGNPVPSPERAGASTLVRAAGKHFLVDAGRGVTMRLAAAGALPVMLDAVLLTHLHSDHICDLNDVITTHWVMSAQPATLQVIGPPRTAEVVDACLAMLAPDIAYRLAHHEDLTWEPRVEVLEITGASVPFDRDGVTVRTAATDHRPVEPTVGYRIEHEDASVVLAGDTVPCPGVDDLCRGADVYVQTVLRDDLVRAIPMPRFRDTIDYHSSVEQAAMTAARSGVGTLVLTHQVPTPAPDAADEWVALAAAHFAGRIVWGEDLTVVGC
- a CDS encoding class I adenylate-forming enzyme family protein, with the protein product MDADKVAQFQFAGQDIPWLLDEWVQRQPDKPLLIWEPRSGETRTWTYAEFVGEAKRLAAGLADRGVAKGDKVIIHADNCPEMVLAWYACAHLGAAGVTTNTRSVAAEMEYFISHTGAVAAITQPQYAALVAESGPALKWVAVTEDDSGEAPADEAAAAVAAGDFVAFADLRGDEDGFEGRAPEPMLPSGIMFTSGTTSRPKAVVHTHANALWTARVGPTNISIDNDGVYLIYLPFFHVNAQTWSMWTTVLGAGGTIVLQPKFSASRFWEVVVRHDVTHISIIPFVLKAVAGQPIPENKLQAGVFGLVMPQMGDLLGGVDIIPAYGMTETVIHATGWVPNRLIPQGSMGKPTPGYEALVVDDAGEICPPGEVGELWIRGTRGIQLFLEYYGNPEANAKSFTDDGWFKTGDRVRQGPHGELIYSERDKDMLKVGGENVSAKEVEDLIRTVPGVGDVAVVGRSHDMLDVVPVAFVIAGPGAPDEEEHGRQIMELCAANLSDFKVPRAVHRVEDFPRATLDKVAKNKLRDLADELAAQG